The Cardinium endosymbiont cEper1 of Encarsia pergandiella nucleotide sequence TTTGGAATATACAAAAGCAACTAAGAATAATAGCCCTGCTATGGTCACCATTGTAGGCGCCATAGCACTGTTCAACCAGAAACTGATATAATATCCACTAACAGAGGTTATTATAGCAAAGAGTATATTGTAAAACAACAAACGTTTAAGACATTTTGTAACCAAATACATGCTTGCAGCTGGAACAATTAAAAGCGCAACTACTAAAATGGCTCCTGCTACTTCAAATGTGGCAACGGTGGTCAATGAAGTAATACCCATTAAACAATAGTGCCAACGGGTCGTGTGGATCCCAATGCTTTGGGCAAATTGGGGATCAAAGGTACTTACAAATAGGTACTTATAACCAATGATGAGAAAAGTTAAATTAACTAGTAATGCTATTAATAAGATGTAAAATGGTTTAGGCCCTAAATTTATACCACTACTGGTGCGCCAGATATCCAGTGACACTGTTGCCAGTTCTCCATATAGACTGCATTCTGGATCTAAGTCTATTTTTCTACTAAAAAAAGAGATTAAAACAACACCTAAAGCAAAAAGAAAGGTAAAATTAATCCCTATAGCAGCGTCTGCCTGTATATTTATTTTTTTTTCTAAAAATGCTATAAGAAAGGTAACCAGGATACCGGTTATACCGGCTCCAGCAACCAGTATAGGGGAGTTTTTAGATCCAGTGATTAGAAGTGCCAATACAATCCCTGGTAAGGTTGAATGGGCAATCGCATCTCCCATCATGGCTATTTTTCTTAATATCAAATAGCTGCCTACTAAGGCACAATTTATACTGGCTAACGCCGCAATCATAATAGTCCAGAGTATATCCATCGCTAACATGTTGCTACTAAAGCGGTTCTTAATGCATCAAAAAGTTCAGACCAACTATACCTATTTTGTACGCCTGTTTGCATATTTTTTAGTATATAACAGTGGGGAACAGATGCGGCTTCTTCTGGTATAATCACAAAAGGGATGTTTTTTTTATGGGCATAGGTCAATTGTTTTTTAATTTTTACTTTTTGAGGATATAGTTCTGACTTAAATCCATGTACACGCAATTGACGCAATAGATGAAGGAGTTGTGTGGTTCCATTTTTTTCTATGTTGGTCAACAATACCTCCGTACTACAACTAGGAATGCTTTGAAAGAGATTGTGTGCTTCCATAATATCATAAAGCCTATCTATGCCAAAGGAAAATCCTACTCCAACCAATCCAGTCGCCCCAAACAGATCGCCAAGATTGGCATATCTACCTCCTCCACCTAGGCTTCCTACAAACTTATTTGCCATAGTTAATTCCATAACGAGCCCGGTGTAATAATGCAATCCTCTTGCTAAGGTTGGTTCAATAGCGCAAACCCCATCTGGCAGACCAAGCGTATGGATGTGTGCTAGTATATCAGTCAATGTCTCAATCGCCTTGGACCCTTGGTCAGTGTGGCCAATAGCGTCCTGCAATTGGATCAACCGTTCAACATTGTTCCCTTTACAATTTTGTAATAAAGAAAGTGATGCAATGGTTGCGCTACTAAAATCTGCTGCTTGCAATACCGTCACCACTTGTTGAAAACCAATTTTTTCTAATTTATCTACAATAGTGCAAAATAGGGTTTCTCTTTCTGGATCAGTAATAGCGGATAGTACACCTCTATGGTTTATTTTGATGGAAAAATTTTGTAGGCCCAACTGGCTACTTACATCATAGATTAGTTTTAAAA carries:
- a CDS encoding metal ABC transporter permease, encoding MDILWTIMIAALASINCALVGSYLILRKIAMMGDAIAHSTLPGIVLALLITGSKNSPILVAGAGITGILVTFLIAFLEKKINIQADAAIGINFTFLFALGVVLISFFSRKIDLDPECSLYGELATVSLDIWRTSSGINLGPKPFYILLIALLVNLTFLIIGYKYLFVSTFDPQFAQSIGIHTTRWHYCLMGITSLTTVATFEVAGAILVVALLIVPAASMYLVTKCLKRLLFYNILFAIITSVSGYYISFWLNSAMAPTMVTIAGLLFLVAFVYSKYN
- the hisS gene encoding histidine--tRNA ligase, with the translated sequence MAILPSLVKGMRDYSPLQVYRRNYILSIIRSIYALYGFEPLETPALETRATLTGKYGQEGEQLIFNVLKSGNFLGEMAAPISPTDYRKLKPLISDKALRYDLTVPLMRYVAAHQHQICFPFRRYQVQPVWRADRPQKGRYREFLQCDADIIGSPSLLCEAEILKLIYDVSSQLGLQNFSIKINHRGVLSAITDPERETLFCTIVDKLEKIGFQQVVTVLQAADFSSATIASLSLLQNCKGNNVERLIQLQDAIGHTDQGSKAIETLTDILAHIHTLGLPDGVCAIEPTLARGLHYYTGLVMELTMANKFVGSLGGGGRYANLGDLFGATGLVGVGFSFGIDRLYDIMEAHNLFQSIPSCSTEVLLTNIEKNGTTQLLHLLRQLRVHGFKSELYPQKVKIKKQLTYAHKKNIPFVIIPEEAASVPHCYILKNMQTGVQNRYSWSELFDALRTALVATC